The Zootoca vivipara chromosome 16, rZooViv1.1, whole genome shotgun sequence genome has a segment encoding these proteins:
- the TENT5C gene encoding terminal nucleotidyltransferase 5C: MADNRPNADSLSRSVLSWDQVSRLHEVLSEVVPIHGRGNFPTLKITLKDIVQTVRRRLSEANIKVHDVRLNGSVAGHVLVKDNGLGCKDLDLVFQVRLPSETEFQLVRDVVLQSLLKFLPEGVNTVKISPMTLKEAYIEKLVKVCTDIDRWSLISLFNKHGRNVELKFVDRIRRQFEFSVDSFQIILDSLLLFYDCSENPMCEHFHPTVIGESMYGDFEAALDHLKNRLIATKNPEEIRGGGLLKYSNLLVRDFKPMDKEEIKTLERYMCSRFFIDFPDILEQKRKLETYLLNHFAEEDRSKYDYLMTLREVVNESTVCLMGHERRQILNLISLLALRVLVEQNLIPNATNVTCYYQPAPYTSDSNFSSYYVADTYGQSHPTWLPCN; encoded by the coding sequence ATGGCAGACAATAGACCAAATGCTGATTCCTTGTCCCGCAGTGTGCTCAGCTGGGATCAGGTCAGTCGTCTTCATGAGGTCCTGTCCGAGGTGGTGCCAATTCATGGGAGAGGCAACTTTCCGACTCTGAAAATAACTCTGAAGGATATTGTCCAGACTGTTCGCCGCAGGCTAAGTGAAGCAAACATTAAGGTGCACGACGTCCGTCTGAATGGTTCTGTGGCAGGTCATGTCTTGGTCAAAGACAATGGACTGGGTTGCAAGGATCTAGACCTTGTCTTTCAAGTACGTCTCCCAAGTGAGACTGAGTTCCAGTTGGTCAGAGATGTGGTTTTGCAGTCCCTCTTAAAATTCTTGCCTGAAGGTGTGAACACAGTCAAAATTAGCCCCATGACCCTTAAGGAAGCCTATATTGAAAAGCTGGTGAAGGTGTGCACCGATATTGACCGATGGAGTCTAATTTCTCTCTTCAACAAGCATGGCAGGAATGTAGAGCTCAAGTTCGTGGATCGTATAAGGCGGCAGTTTGAATTTAGCGTGGACTCTTTTCAAATAATACTAGACTCTCTGCTCTTATTCTATGATTGCTCAGAGAACCCAATGTGCGAACATTTCCACCCAACTGTGATTGGCGAAAGCATGTATGGTGACTTTGAGGCAGCCTTGGATCACCTTAAGAACAGGCTGATCGCCACCAAGAACCCCGAGGAGATTCGAGGCGGCGGGCTCTTGAAGTACAGCAATCTGCTTGTGAGGGACTTCAAGCCCATGGACAAAGAGGAGATCAAAACCCTCGAGCGTTACATGTGTTCTAGGTTCTTCATAGACTTTCCAGACATTCTAGAGCAGAAGCGCAAGTTGGAGACATACCTCCTGAACCACTTTGCGGAAGAGGACAGGAGCAAATATGACTACCTCATGACCTTGCGCGAAGTCGTCAACGAGAGTACAGTGTGCCTCATGGGACATGAGCGAAGGCAGATACTGAACCTCATCTCCCTTCTGGCGCTCCGAGTGCTGGTGGAGCAAAACCTCATCCCGAATGCCACCAATGTCACTTGCTATTACCAGCCAGCTCCATATACCAGTGATTCAAACTTCAGCAGCTACTACGTCGCAGATACCTATGGCCAGTCTCATCCCACCTGGCTGCCTTGTAACTGA